The segment CGTTATGACGGGAAGAGGGAGAGTATTGTAGATTGCAGCCTACAATGATGGAAACATTGTGAAGATGTTAGTATTGTTAGTAGTATTAGTCATATAAACATGTCAacagcaaagatttttttatttctcgaAACAGCTAAGATGAGCAGTCAGCGCGGCAACACCAGCAGAGCAAGaccacaaaaacacaaaaatgcaacaGGTTTCTCCAATACCAGGCATGACACAAGCATCCGCACAAAACAGATTCTTCAAGTGCAGCAGACAGGGCTGTGTGGCAGATGTAAAGAGAAAATTGCATGGAAAGTCAAGTACAAAAAGTATAAGCCCTTATCTCAACCAGCTACATGGTAAAGGCATccttcatttttataaattgtttttcagttttctgtcaCATCTATtatattcaattttatttttaatcacaaacagttgtttacattgtgGACTTAGATATGTATGCAGAAATCTGCTAGTTGATTTTTTAGAGGGAGGGAGAATGTATTGTCTATAAAATGTAAACTGCATATTAATCCTTTTACATTTGCCATAAGAAGGCAAGTGTCTGTTCAGGtttatttaatgatattttatgaagaaatgCAAGATGCCTTAGAACAATAAGCTACTAAAACAGAATAAGTGGAAGGATCTGCATGCATCATTGAAGTCCATCTAGTCcaagggtgggcaaagtttttcACAGACCGGCATTAAAAACTATGCACCTGGCCGGTAACATACCAAAAACTCTCGCCATAACTACACAACAAATCTAGTGAAAATGGGATACAGTGATTACTTACtgaatttaatgtgaaaagtgaagctgtttaaaTTCACTCAATAAAAATTCAAACCATCTTTCCATTGAAGGCAATTCCCGACGATGCTCTCTCACAGTTCCATCAAGCACATCAGAaccattgttatttttttgtactttttctgttaaaatgttaTGGACTGATGATTCCTCACACTAAGTTGTATTTGATTAATTACCtttcaacaaaatcaacataagttgatttttttttttttaaattattaaaacaagttCACTTTGCATTTTGGCTGATGGGACGGAGGTGGCCTGCAGGCTGTACTTTGCCTATGCCTGGTCTAGTCCAAAACTAATtctaatccattttttttcagcacaaaATGCCaccagaaaacagtaaaaaaggCTTACTACACTGTTTGCCAGGTCTGTGCTGAAAGAGATGGTATATGTGCTAAATGTGCTCAGAAAGCAGATATTGTGGATCCGTGAGTAATTGATATTTTGTGTCttctattcatcatcatcaaatgaCACCCAGTCAAAGAGAAAAGCTACTCTGActcaaaacagaaacagattgATATATTTGGCAAGTCAGTCTTTGAGAAACAATTGAACATATTGCAGACATCATTCCAAAAACAATTGAATTGCATGGTGATTAAGAGCCATACTTCCAGGCCACTGACTTCAGTCAGAAAAACTACCTATTCAATGAGGAGTcagtgtgataaaaaaaaacagacccCTGCATTGTCTATACTTCCTGCATGTCAGATACAGTCTTAAAAAGTGCTTTATTACTGGAGGTCTGTGTGACCATTCATATGTGatggggtgaaaaaaaaattttttgcttTATGCAGGTTTGAAGAAGATAAGCAGATGGAAGCAGCACATCAGAGCCAACTTGAGCAGGAACTAAGGCTTCTGACAGAGCGGCAGAGAAGTATGCTATTTGCTTGCTACATTGGAATCTGCA is part of the Pomacea canaliculata isolate SZHN2017 linkage group LG13, ASM307304v1, whole genome shotgun sequence genome and harbors:
- the LOC112553851 gene encoding uncharacterized protein C9orf85 homolog isoform X3, with the protein product MSSQRGNTSRARPQKHKNATGFSNTRHDTSIRTKQILQVQQTGLCGRCKEKIAWKVKYKKYKPLSQPATCTKCHQKTVKKAYYTVCQVCAERDGICAKCAQKADIVDPFEEDKQMEAAHQSQLEQELRLLTERQRRSFFRLQEQGKLKGGSTSLDDSCKDISDVQERDVLHDNEDLSDGSNDGYSSEDNEIEHIDGDNNFKEHTSKQC
- the LOC112553851 gene encoding uncharacterized protein C9orf85 homolog isoform X1 yields the protein MNSILPESKVGVCLNAKMSSQRGNTSRARPQKHKNATGFSNTRHDTSIRTKQILQVQQTGLCGRCKEKIAWKVKYKKYKPLSQPATCTKCHQKTVKKAYYTVCQVCAERDGICAKCAQKADIVDPFEEDKQMEAAHQSQLEQELRLLTERQRRSFFRLQEQGKLKGGSTSLDDSCKDISDVQERDVLHDNEDLSDGSNDGYSSEDNEIEHIDGDNNFKEHTSKQC
- the LOC112553851 gene encoding uncharacterized protein C9orf85 homolog isoform X2; translated protein: MNSILPESKVAKMSSQRGNTSRARPQKHKNATGFSNTRHDTSIRTKQILQVQQTGLCGRCKEKIAWKVKYKKYKPLSQPATCTKCHQKTVKKAYYTVCQVCAERDGICAKCAQKADIVDPFEEDKQMEAAHQSQLEQELRLLTERQRRSFFRLQEQGKLKGGSTSLDDSCKDISDVQERDVLHDNEDLSDGSNDGYSSEDNEIEHIDGDNNFKEHTSKQC